Proteins from one Rosa chinensis cultivar Old Blush chromosome 7, RchiOBHm-V2, whole genome shotgun sequence genomic window:
- the LOC112180871 gene encoding uncharacterized protein LOC112180871 isoform X1: protein MQIDQSAPSCNETSFSALFHEKREKKLQDAWPMLESSFEEFGVSCALNLAERSVIVSTTGRTKGRNSFDKATRIVELLATTHVPPYLAIEILNGDRKHILIKTGNQQGGLCSIYGIKKDQFVKQRECLACSLEALGALTFCYLFLNEDTVAAVGDPLALMAIRKLVVGCIVNNADPATTISEVKTVLRRRQGVENLQHPNVDYLRMENSGPSLDLYGMLEVTSFSMTCYIGREKVVQEALPFLQSFLEEYGISCTLNMAERSMTLSTTRRTKDPDVMDKAVILVELLARTSIPASKAIEILHSRLQHEVIKTGFQEGGLCSKYGIKKERFVKNKDRFKCYLQTLARLSKCEIYINESSVVAVGTSGAGLRQFRSIVECCFIKDEDPACIVRRLKLNGETYRLMKKLEALCL from the exons ATGCAGATCGACCAGTCGGCCCCTTCCTGCAACGAGACCTCTTTCTCTGCCCTATTCCATGAAAAACGAG AAAAGAAGTTGCAAGATGCTTGGCCGATGCTGGAATCGTCTTTCGAAGAGTTTGGCGTTTCATGTGCACTGAATCTG GCTGAGCGTTCCGTGATAGTCTCAACAACCGGAAGGACTAAGGGCCGGAATTCTTTTGATAAGGCTACACGCATCGTTGAACTTTTGGCAACAACTCATGTTCCACCATATCTG GCAATAGAAATACTAAATGGTGATCGGAAACATATCCTCATCAAAACTGGGAATCAACAAGGTGGGCTTTGCTCCATATATGGGATCAAGAAG GATCAATTTGTTAAACAACGGGAATGTCTTGCCTGCTCCCTAGAG GCACTTGGAGCACTGACATTTTGTTATCTTTTTCTTAAT GAAGACACTGTTGCTGCAGTGGGAGACCCTCTAGCTTTAATGGCAATCAGGAAGCTTGTCGTAGGCTGCATTGTTAACAATGCGGATCCTGCAACAACTATCAGTGAGGTTAAAACTGTCTTGAGGAGGAGACAAGGAGTGGAAAATCTTCAACACCCAAATGTCGATTACTTGAGAATGGAGAACTCTGGCCCTTCCTTGGATCTGTATGGCATGCTTGAAGTAACCTCTTTCTCTATGACCTGCTATATAGGCCGAG AAAAAGTGGTGCAAGAAGCTTTGCCATTTTTGCAATCATTTTTAGAAGAGTATGGCATTTCATGCACTCTGAATATG GCTGAGCGTTCCATGACACTTTCAACTACCAGAAGAACCAAGGATCCTGATGTTATGGACAAGGCTGTCATTCTTGTTGAGCTTCTGGCAAGAACTAGTATTCCGGCATCTAAG GCAATAGAAATCCTGCACAGCCGCCTGCAACATGAAGTCATCAAGACTGGGTTTCAAGAAGGTGGACTTTGCTCTAAATATGGAATCAAGAAG GAGCGATTTGTTAAAAACAAGGACCGATTCAAGTGCTACTTGCAG ACACTGGCACGCCTGTCAAAGTGTGAGATTTACATTAAT GAATCCAGTGTTGTTGCAGTGGGAACTTCAGGTGCAGGATTAAGGCAGTTCAGGTCAATTGTCGAGTGCTGCTTCATTAAAGATGAAGATCCCGCTTGCATTGTTAGGAGGTTGAAATTGAATGGGGAAACCTACCGATTAATGAAGAAGCTTGAGGCTTTGTGTCTGTGA
- the LOC112180871 gene encoding uncharacterized protein LOC112180871 isoform X2, with product MQIDQSAPSCNETSFSALFHEKREKKLQDAWPMLESSFEEFGVSCALNLAERSVIVSTTGRTKGRNSFDKATRIVELLATTHVPPYLAIEILNGDRKHILIKTGNQQGGLCSIYGIKKDQFVKQRECLACSLEALGALTFCYLFLNEDTVAAVGDPLALMAIRKLVVGCIVNNADPATTISEVKTVLRRRQGVENLQHPNVDYLRMENSGPSLDLYGMLEVTSFSMTCYIGREKVVQEALPFLQSFLEEYGISCTLNMAERSMTLSTTRRTKDPDVMDKAVILVELLARTSIPASKAIEILHSRLQHEVIKTGFQEGGLCSKYGIKKERFVKNKDRFKCYLQTLARLSKCEIYINCCCSGNFRCRIKAVQVNCRVLLH from the exons ATGCAGATCGACCAGTCGGCCCCTTCCTGCAACGAGACCTCTTTCTCTGCCCTATTCCATGAAAAACGAG AAAAGAAGTTGCAAGATGCTTGGCCGATGCTGGAATCGTCTTTCGAAGAGTTTGGCGTTTCATGTGCACTGAATCTG GCTGAGCGTTCCGTGATAGTCTCAACAACCGGAAGGACTAAGGGCCGGAATTCTTTTGATAAGGCTACACGCATCGTTGAACTTTTGGCAACAACTCATGTTCCACCATATCTG GCAATAGAAATACTAAATGGTGATCGGAAACATATCCTCATCAAAACTGGGAATCAACAAGGTGGGCTTTGCTCCATATATGGGATCAAGAAG GATCAATTTGTTAAACAACGGGAATGTCTTGCCTGCTCCCTAGAG GCACTTGGAGCACTGACATTTTGTTATCTTTTTCTTAAT GAAGACACTGTTGCTGCAGTGGGAGACCCTCTAGCTTTAATGGCAATCAGGAAGCTTGTCGTAGGCTGCATTGTTAACAATGCGGATCCTGCAACAACTATCAGTGAGGTTAAAACTGTCTTGAGGAGGAGACAAGGAGTGGAAAATCTTCAACACCCAAATGTCGATTACTTGAGAATGGAGAACTCTGGCCCTTCCTTGGATCTGTATGGCATGCTTGAAGTAACCTCTTTCTCTATGACCTGCTATATAGGCCGAG AAAAAGTGGTGCAAGAAGCTTTGCCATTTTTGCAATCATTTTTAGAAGAGTATGGCATTTCATGCACTCTGAATATG GCTGAGCGTTCCATGACACTTTCAACTACCAGAAGAACCAAGGATCCTGATGTTATGGACAAGGCTGTCATTCTTGTTGAGCTTCTGGCAAGAACTAGTATTCCGGCATCTAAG GCAATAGAAATCCTGCACAGCCGCCTGCAACATGAAGTCATCAAGACTGGGTTTCAAGAAGGTGGACTTTGCTCTAAATATGGAATCAAGAAG GAGCGATTTGTTAAAAACAAGGACCGATTCAAGTGCTACTTGCAG ACACTGGCACGCCTGTCAAAGTGTGAGATTTACATTAAT TGTTGTTGCAGTGGGAACTTCAGGTGCAGGATTAAGGCAGTTCAGGTCAATTGTCGAGTGCTGCTTCATTAA